The Vibrio gallaecicus genome contains a region encoding:
- a CDS encoding BamA/TamA family outer membrane protein: protein MPLANFTKRIATLLLPSLLSVLCVFFSFNVASEEKDSAFLPFYFSTEVMGNTFGVAGVAKGVGQPQAALFGMALYSDKDSYVGFVSAFNYALSEEWLFSTQMYQARFNDNPYYLGSQGDNNSSNTDKTIIDGVEKNYQFEFKYLLPWGNVAEHGLLGAFQPIRDVSFASPMESGVSSIIVTPFFSSRELDGFYDDEKATGLSLAFDWDNRDSTRNTTKGSHTSFELMTGAESWGDDDLWLKWTFQNSHYYALGPLGELFDQQVVAFDFYTSDTPTWDNCSSDHCARPPEMEQARLGGLYRLRSYTGGRFHGRSAIHYSAEYRVLPDWQPLESIPVINYYDLPWWQWVAFAEVGRVSEEYDLKTLHTDMKWSLGGAVRFQVEGIVVRTEIARGSEEGTFRVMINQPF from the coding sequence ATGCCTTTGGCGAACTTTACAAAGCGCATAGCCACCTTGCTGCTACCTTCATTACTCAGTGTTCTGTGTGTTTTTTTCTCATTCAATGTTGCTAGTGAAGAAAAGGATTCAGCATTCTTACCTTTTTACTTCAGCACGGAAGTGATGGGAAATACCTTTGGGGTTGCCGGTGTCGCTAAAGGTGTTGGTCAGCCACAAGCAGCTTTATTTGGTATGGCGTTGTATTCTGATAAAGACAGTTATGTAGGCTTCGTTTCTGCTTTCAATTATGCGTTATCGGAAGAGTGGTTGTTCAGTACTCAAATGTACCAAGCCCGCTTTAATGACAACCCCTATTACCTTGGCTCTCAAGGAGACAACAATTCATCGAACACTGATAAAACGATCATTGATGGTGTAGAAAAAAACTATCAGTTTGAATTTAAGTATTTATTACCTTGGGGTAATGTTGCTGAGCATGGTTTGCTCGGCGCATTCCAACCTATTCGCGATGTTAGCTTTGCCTCTCCAATGGAATCTGGAGTCAGTTCGATAATTGTGACGCCTTTTTTCAGCTCTCGTGAATTAGATGGTTTTTATGACGATGAGAAAGCCACTGGTTTAAGCTTAGCGTTTGATTGGGATAACCGTGACAGCACGCGTAACACAACTAAAGGTTCTCACACTTCTTTTGAATTAATGACTGGTGCAGAGAGTTGGGGAGACGATGATCTTTGGCTTAAATGGACTTTCCAAAATAGCCATTATTACGCATTAGGACCTCTTGGAGAGTTATTTGACCAACAAGTTGTCGCGTTCGATTTCTATACATCAGATACCCCTACTTGGGATAACTGCTCTTCTGATCATTGTGCTCGCCCTCCAGAAATGGAGCAAGCTCGTCTTGGCGGCTTATATCGATTAAGAAGCTATACAGGCGGGCGCTTCCACGGACGTTCGGCAATCCATTACTCTGCAGAGTATCGAGTGCTCCCGGATTGGCAGCCTTTAGAGAGCATTCCAGTAATCAATTACTATGATTTGCCTTGGTGGCAATGGGTAGCTTTTGCTGAAGTAGGTAGAGTCTCTGAAGAGTACGATTTAAAGACCTTACACACGGATATGAAGTGGAGCCTAGGTGGTGCGGTACGCTTTCAAGTTGAAGGTATAGTAGTTCGTACTGAAATAGCCAGAGGCAGTGAAGAAGGTACTTTTCGGGTAATGATAAACCAACCCTTTTAA
- the alr gene encoding alanine racemase — MKAATASINLSALEHNLRLIKSKAPNSKVMSVVKANGYGHGLLHIAKHSKNSDAFGVARIEEALQLRAGGIVQPILLLEGFYSQGDLPILVTNNIQTVVHCEEQLSALENSQLETPVVVWLKVDSGMHRLGVRSEQYQDFVERLHQCPNVAKPLRYMSHFGCADELDKATTEQQTELFLSLTEGCEGERSLANSAGLLAWPDSHLDWVRPGIISYGVSPFVDKSAKELGFLPVMTLTSHLIAVRDLKAGESVGYGGNWTSERDTKIGVIAIGYGDGYPRTAPNGTPVFINGRKAPIAGRVSMDMLTVDLGPDAKDKVGDEATLWGRELPSEEVALHIGTIAYELVTKLTSRVEMEYEY; from the coding sequence ATGAAAGCCGCAACGGCGAGTATTAACTTAAGTGCGCTTGAACATAACTTGCGGTTGATTAAGTCCAAAGCGCCGAACAGTAAAGTGATGTCGGTAGTCAAAGCCAACGGTTATGGACACGGCTTACTGCATATCGCCAAGCATTCTAAAAACTCGGATGCTTTTGGTGTCGCTAGAATTGAAGAAGCCTTACAGCTTCGCGCTGGCGGTATTGTTCAACCCATCTTATTGCTTGAAGGGTTTTACTCCCAGGGTGACTTACCAATTCTGGTGACTAATAACATTCAAACAGTGGTCCATTGTGAAGAGCAGTTGAGTGCTCTAGAAAACTCTCAACTTGAAACGCCTGTTGTCGTTTGGTTGAAAGTCGATAGCGGTATGCACCGTTTAGGTGTTCGCTCTGAACAGTATCAAGATTTTGTTGAGCGCCTACATCAATGCCCGAATGTGGCAAAACCACTACGCTACATGAGCCACTTTGGTTGCGCTGATGAGTTAGACAAAGCCACGACCGAGCAACAGACTGAATTGTTCCTGTCTTTGACTGAAGGCTGTGAAGGGGAGCGCTCTCTTGCGAATTCAGCAGGTTTACTGGCTTGGCCTGACAGCCATTTAGATTGGGTTCGACCTGGGATTATTTCTTACGGTGTATCTCCGTTTGTTGATAAGTCAGCTAAAGAATTAGGCTTTCTGCCGGTAATGACTCTGACATCTCACCTGATTGCAGTACGTGATTTGAAAGCAGGTGAAAGTGTTGGCTATGGTGGTAACTGGACTAGTGAGCGAGATACCAAAATTGGTGTCATCGCAATAGGTTACGGTGATGGTTACCCTCGGACAGCCCCTAATGGTACACCTGTTTTTATTAATGGTCGTAAAGCGCCAATTGCGGGGCGAGTTTCTATGGATATGCTCACTGTTGACTTAGGTCCTGATGCTAAAGATAAAGTTGGTGATGAAGCTACGTTGTGGGGAAGGGAATTACCATCGGAGGAGGTCGCACTGCATATCGGTACGATAGCGTATGAATTAGTGACTAAACTGACCTCAAGAGTAGAAATGGAATACGAGTACTAA
- a CDS encoding replicative DNA helicase, which produces MDTRNQKSANDQVDAIKVPPHSLEAEQSVIGGLLLDNERWDTVSEKVVSKDFYSRPHRLIFEAVKAILEESNPLDLITLSEFLEVREQLEEVGGFAYLADLAKNTPSAANINAYAEIVAQRALVRSLIGVANEIADSGYDPQGRSSEDLLDLAESKVFAIAEGRASENEGPQNVDSILEKTLERIEILYKSPQDGVTGVDTGFNDLNKKTAGLQGSDLIIVAARPSMGKTTFAMNLCENAAMKQDKPVLIFSLEMPAEQLMMRMLASLSRVDQTKIRTGQLDDEDWARISSSMGILMDKKNMYIDDSSGLTPTEVRSRARRIAREHDGISMIMIDYLQLMRVPALSENRTLEIAEISRSLKALAKELNVPVVALSQLNRSLEQRADKRPVNSDLRESGSIEQDADLIMFIYRDEVYNPDSSLKGIAEIILGKQRNGPIGSVRLTFQGQHSRFDNYAGPAFDDE; this is translated from the coding sequence GTGGATACCAGAAATCAGAAATCAGCCAACGATCAGGTGGACGCAATCAAAGTTCCTCCGCATTCATTAGAAGCTGAACAATCTGTGATTGGCGGTTTGTTGCTGGACAACGAACGCTGGGATACGGTTTCAGAAAAAGTGGTGAGTAAAGATTTTTACAGTCGACCTCATCGCTTAATTTTTGAAGCGGTAAAAGCAATTCTTGAAGAAAGTAACCCACTTGATCTGATTACACTTTCCGAATTTTTAGAAGTTCGCGAGCAACTTGAAGAAGTCGGCGGTTTCGCTTATTTGGCTGATTTAGCTAAGAACACCCCAAGTGCAGCTAATATTAATGCTTATGCTGAAATAGTTGCGCAGAGAGCGCTTGTCCGTAGCTTAATTGGTGTCGCTAATGAAATTGCAGATTCAGGGTATGACCCTCAAGGTCGCAGCTCTGAAGATTTATTGGATCTAGCCGAAAGTAAAGTATTTGCTATTGCTGAAGGGCGTGCGAGTGAAAATGAAGGCCCTCAGAATGTAGACAGCATTCTAGAAAAAACGTTGGAACGAATCGAGATCCTATACAAATCACCACAAGATGGCGTAACAGGTGTCGATACTGGTTTCAATGACCTCAACAAGAAGACAGCGGGTCTGCAAGGTTCTGACTTAATTATTGTCGCGGCTCGTCCATCGATGGGTAAAACCACGTTTGCGATGAACTTGTGTGAAAACGCAGCGATGAAACAAGACAAGCCGGTTTTAATCTTTTCTTTAGAGATGCCAGCCGAACAATTAATGATGCGTATGCTTGCTTCTCTTTCTCGTGTCGATCAAACCAAGATCCGAACAGGTCAGCTAGATGATGAGGATTGGGCGCGTATCTCTTCGAGTATGGGTATTCTTATGGATAAGAAGAACATGTACATCGATGACAGTTCAGGTCTGACTCCTACAGAGGTTCGCTCACGAGCTCGAAGAATTGCAAGAGAACATGACGGTATTTCGATGATCATGATCGATTACCTTCAATTAATGCGTGTTCCTGCTTTATCTGAAAACCGTACTCTTGAAATTGCAGAGATCTCTCGTTCATTAAAAGCATTAGCCAAAGAGCTGAATGTGCCGGTTGTAGCCCTTTCTCAGCTTAACCGTTCCCTAGAGCAACGTGCAGATAAGCGACCTGTAAACTCAGATTTGCGTGAATCAGGTTCTATCGAGCAAGATGCCGATTTGATCATGTTTATCTATCGTGATGAAGTTTATAACCCTGACAGCTCATTAAAAGGCATTGCAGAGATAATCTTAGGTAAGCAGCGTAATGGTCCTATCGGTTCAGTTCGACTTACTTTCCAAGGTCAGCATTCTCGTTTTGATAACTATGCAGGTCCTGCATTTGATGACGAGTAA